Proteins encoded within one genomic window of Halodesulfurarchaeum formicicum:
- a CDS encoding HFX_2341 family transcriptional regulator, which translates to MSESESVPQTHIVPVGFEYDRLIAPLIRDQFTVDRVILLQGAVGSEGNVEYSKRLARKLEADFQNLLGARTERMTVTDVYDYDAAFEQAFACITAELAAGREVWVNVSSMPRPVSFAFATAAHSVMVERETDRDRIHTYYTAPEKYLETELAEQLRAGIELLETLAADMDEDGTVTVDPERIRDRLAAATSLLAEFDERGATVGTAEIDGSHVQELPVAPFSNVKPFEELILHTLGEHGEFESISEFAETLAADLGEEYTDSFRSKVIYNVDRLGPGGVGYIERETEGKSYRIRLSRIGELWVRSHATEGATA; encoded by the coding sequence GTGAGTGAATCCGAGTCCGTCCCACAGACACACATCGTTCCCGTCGGGTTCGAGTACGACCGACTGATCGCCCCCCTGATCCGGGACCAGTTCACCGTAGATCGGGTGATCCTGCTCCAGGGCGCGGTCGGCAGCGAGGGCAACGTCGAGTACTCCAAACGGCTGGCCCGCAAACTGGAGGCTGATTTCCAGAATCTACTGGGGGCCCGAACCGAGCGGATGACCGTCACGGACGTGTACGATTACGACGCGGCCTTCGAGCAGGCTTTCGCGTGCATCACCGCCGAACTGGCGGCCGGTCGCGAGGTCTGGGTGAACGTCTCCTCGATGCCACGCCCGGTGAGTTTCGCCTTCGCGACTGCGGCCCACTCGGTGATGGTCGAGCGCGAGACCGACCGGGATCGCATCCACACCTACTACACGGCCCCCGAGAAGTACCTGGAGACCGAACTCGCCGAACAGCTCCGGGCGGGAATCGAGTTGCTCGAAACACTTGCGGCCGACATGGACGAGGACGGGACCGTGACTGTCGACCCGGAACGGATCCGCGACCGGCTGGCCGCCGCGACCTCGCTGCTCGCCGAGTTCGACGAGCGGGGCGCCACCGTCGGGACGGCGGAGATCGACGGCAGCCACGTCCAGGAACTCCCGGTCGCCCCGTTCTCGAATGTCAAGCCCTTCGAAGAGCTCATCCTCCACACCCTGGGTGAACACGGGGAGTTCGAGTCCATCAGCGAGTTCGCCGAGACCCTGGCTGCGGACCTCGGCGAGGAGTACACCGACAGTTTCCGCTCGAAGGTCATCTACAACGTGGATCGGCTGGGGCCGGGTGGCGTGGGCTACATCGAACGGGAGACCGAGGGCAAGTCCTACCGGATCAGGCTCTCCCGGATCGGCGAACTGTGGGTCCGTTCACACGCCACCGAGGGAGCAACAGCGTGA